The Agelaius phoeniceus isolate bAgePho1 chromosome Z, bAgePho1.hap1, whole genome shotgun sequence genomic interval CAGATTTTGTCCTTCTCAGCTGCCCCTGGGAATGCAAGGAGGCCAGAGGAGGACACGCTGGCTGGGTCTTAGTGCCCAGGTGGTGTCTCAGAGCATGGCACTGCTCTTTGGGGCTGCAGGGTTCCTGAGttctcttttccagctgttAGCAAATACATGGGAATCGTGCTGATAGTTCTGTaggcacctgcagtgctgcccttggAACTGTGCTTAGACAGAGTGGTCTGCAAGGAGTCTCTCAAGGGCCTAAGCCCTGCTCATAGCCCGGTGTATATCCCTAGAAGATCATGGCCTGGGTTATTTCGTTTTACAGTCAGGCAGTAATTGCAAAAGTCAGTGGTGTGAAGAAAAGTATTTGAGTGGAGCAAAATGAAAATTCCTGGAGTGAGGAAATGCTAGGATTGTGGTTTTTGGAGGTGTCCTTAATGATGTTTTCATCATTGTGGCATTTTTTCTGTGAAGTATGTAGGGTTGTATATCTTAGGAGGAATAGCCCTCAGGATGTTTTTAGGACAGCATTTTATCTGCCACATCTCTAACTGTTTGCTTTGTTGTTGTGCCATGGAGAATGCCAGTGACTGCTGGAGTAATGATCCAATCCCCTAGAAGTGCCAATGGTTTCCCAGCAGTTTTGCTCCATTTTTACTGGCACAAAATGGCTTTCTGCTTGTAAGAGGTGTGTGAATGAGCATGGGGATGATAAAGTAAGGCCACGGGAGaagactggccctgggcacagtGAGTGTTGTTAGACGTCTGAGGTGGAGAGCTTAGAGCGTGTTTCTGCCAGGTTTCCAAGGCAGAGGCTATGTGGCTCTGTGTCCTGGGAGGTGCCCGAGCAGGCGGTCTGATGTCCTGTCACAAggcagcttggcccagcccagcactatCATCCCATAATCACTGTCTCCATGTTGCCCTTGTGGTCCTGTGCCACGGACTTCTTTGGTTCATGGTTTTCCATGTCGTTTTAGGTGGCCATAAAGAAAATTAGTCTCCTGCAAGAGAGCAGCAGCGAACTGTGCCTGAATGAAATCCAGGTCATGCGTGGCAATAAGCACGCCAACCTTGTCAACTATGTAGACAGGTGAGTGGttctgctgttctgctgtgaAAGGTCATTCACATCCTGCAAGCCAGAGGTTCAAGCACTCCTTTGGTGGATGGCAGAGGATGGAGCTGTTCATTCCTGTTTCTGGGCTGATCTACAGTGTCTTGGGAGGAGATTGCATTGGGGCTGCATTACTCTTTCCTGGCATACCAAGTTTGAAGGGCGCTTTCAAAGGCCAGACTTGGCCCTATCTTACTGAGCCAACAGCCTCAAAGttcctgtgctctctccccatggttttgttggctttgggcttggattttttccccatgggtCTGAAGTGTTGCCGAAGCACTGCAGATTGTATTTCCCTTGGCCTGTTCGTTGGTGTGGATAGCAAGCAGTGTTTTAGACTGCCCAGAGTTCAAGGCCTGTAGAGCGTAGTGAATGACTGCTCACTTCCTCCTGTCTTCCTCTGAGAGAGACACAGAAACAAGAATCCATCAGGTGGTGTGAGTGCACACCACACCTTCATCTCCAGGCTGTTGTTTCCTCCTTTCAGCTACCTGCTGGACGAGGAACTCTGGCTCGTGATGGAATACATGGACGGAGGTTCCTTACACAATGTCATCAGGGAGACTCGCCTGGCAGAAGGAGAGATAGCAGCTGTCTCTCGGGAGGTAAGGGATAGTGCCTGTGCTTCCCATGCCTTGGTCGGGATGGTCCTTCCAAATGGGTGACAAGGAGAGGAGAGATTTCATCTTCTGAGCCTCCTTGCTGCCTTTCTCTTATGACTGGCAGTAGCAAGAGCATCTGAAGTGCCtgccagtgtccctgcccttcttctagtgtgtttgtgtttgcctCTCTAAACACTTGCCTggagcctgtgtgtgctgcattCCTTCCCTGGACGGGCAAAGTTGCTGGTGGCACAATGTAAAATAAGTGGCACAGACAAAGATACACACTGGGCTGTCATGGAGCTCAGCCTCCAAGAGAGCCTTGCACCAAAGGGGTGTTCGCAAAAGCATCCACTCTTGTCTGGCTGGAGAGagcacagccactgcagcagtgctgcttcaGTCTGTGGTTGCAGGGCAGTGGCCGGAGGAACAATTGTCCTTTCTCTTTCAGAAGCACACACACCCTCACTTAGAAAGGCACTGCTGTCCTTGTGTTGGAGCAGCAAGCTCTTGCCCTTGCCAGCAGCCTGTCGTGCCATGGCTCAGCATGGCCCAGGAATGTTGCAGTGTTGCAGATGTGCCACTTCCCCGCTTGTGGGATGAAATCCACTTAGGctggtgtttctttttcctctctcagtgcctgcaaggccTGGATTTCCTTCACTCCAAGCAAGTGATCCACCGGGACGTCAAAAGCCACAACATTCTCCTGGGTCTGGACGGATCCGTCAAGTTGGGTGGGTGTTGTtggccaggctcagctctggcaggctgcggtgtggggctgcctttgggtGACTGCCGGTTCCCTGCAGTGGTGCCTGTGgcagtccaggctgccctgatacaagtgcagagcagagccccaaGGTGCAGGGAGGTGTTGCTGGGAACAAGGGCTCAGGAGTGCCTTTGGCTTGTGCGTGTGTCCCTTCCCAAGCAAGGCACTTACAGTCTAATAGCTTCAGGGCACTAAAAGCCACTGCCTGAAAGCTGGGGCTTTTGCTAACTGGCCAATTCGGTATTTCCTCGGCTGCAGGCCAGAGGAATGGCAGCATGGCCCCTTGCTGGCAGCCGGGTTCCACGCTGCCCTCTTGGACATTGGTACAGCGgggatttctttgttttgctttcctcatTCACGCTGGcctgttttttctcctcagctgattttggccttGCTGCTCAGCTGACCGCTGAGCAGAGCAAACGGAGATCAGCTGTTGGGACCACTTACTGGATGGCGCCAGAAATCTTCACCAGGAAGCTCtatggccccaaagtggacatctggtccttTGGCATTGTGGGGATCGAGATGGTGGAAGGGGCGCCTCCTTACCGGATGAAAACCTCCCGCACGGTGCGCTGCAACTGCTCTCAGATACTGCTGTCACCCAAACACAATCTGCTCCCATTCTTCTGCCTGGCAAGCTTGCTAACACCTGGAAATGAGAGGTGCCAGGCTGCATAGTCTCTCGTGCTCCTTGTCCAGATCGTCCCCTTGCCATTTCAGTGCACGAACCGCACAAAAAATGGTGATGCCTTTTGCTTGACGGAAGCTTTGACAAAAGGGCAAAGCTGGGCTTTTAGTCCCCATCAGCCAGTGAAATCAGGGGTGAAGGCAAGAGCCTTTGCCTATTGGACTGGCTATGGCTGCCTGTGGCTTTGTGTTCTTTCAGTAGGGGTAGGAATGGTAtctgccaggctctggcagggagTAAAGTGCCACGGGAGAGTGGAGCCTGTGCCGTGGGGTGTGTGTGAGCAGTTTGGGGTGCGAAGGAGACAGGTAGAGCGTGGCATTTCCTTCTTCTCTAGGTTCAAGAGCTGATCAGCAGCGGGGGCAGGCCAAAGCTGCAGAAGCCCAGGCAGCAGTCGGCATGGTTGCGAGActttctgcactgctgcctggagagggacgaggacaggcgctggtctgcccaggaactGCTGCAGGTAAAAGGCAAAGCGGCTGCAGGCTGCGCCAGCTGCCCGCTGCCAGGGGCTCCTCATCTGCTCAAGTCCAAGGCGTCTGATGGGGCCCGCTCCTAAGAATCTCCCCTCTGGGGGcttgcaaaggaaaacaaaggagaatCCTGGCCTAGGATGCCTTGGAAGGAGCCTTTCAAGGTCACCTAGACCAAATCTCCTTAAGCTGAAGACATCTGGAGTCACGGATTTGTGGGATTGGGAGCCATTTTGCCTCATGTAGCAAGGTCCTGGATGTGGAGACAGTGGTGCCCAGAATgccctccttttcttctttctgtatcTTTCTGGTAGCCAGAGAAAGCCTGTTTCAGCCTGTGAGGAAAGTACAAgttcatgtttttctttttctctttgggcAGCATCCGTTTGTAACATCAGCCAAGCCGACCTCCGAGCTGACGCCTCTGATCATGGCCACGCAGCAGTTTATGGCCAACAGGAGATACTAGCCCTGGAAGAGGCCATTGTTGTTGTTTGCAGTTTGTAGTTTGTAGTTTGTAGATTATAGCTCGTAGTTTGTAGTTTCTAGATTATAGCTCATAGTTCGTAGTCTCTTTATTCGAATAGGCAAAATAAATActataataaataaaaccttCACTGTGCTGGAAGCTTCCCTTTGTTCTCACCCTGTGAATAAGCTCTAAATTTGCTTCTGAATGCTCAGGTGTTTCTTCGATGTGGGAAGACACATGGATGGGGATTTGTGGCATGGTTTGGAAACGT includes:
- the LOC129133170 gene encoding serine/threonine-protein kinase PAK 3-like — encoded protein: MEGVCAAAFTAFTVAYSGYFFTHLARHISRAWRESALWSPKGTSEPPVAVCLPEEEAQGEEDAQQSVPAATAGPEHAASSSTSSVLAPAGAAAEGSEGASSPQAGKCSGSSSCIWSTSSSSGSREQLGERTEDKCLAMLKMLVSEGDPEAEYTELETIGKGGFGTVCMAVETATGEEVAIKKISLLQESSSELCLNEIQVMRGNKHANLVNYVDSYLLDEELWLVMEYMDGGSLHNVIRETRLAEGEIAAVSRECLQGLDFLHSKQVIHRDVKSHNILLGLDGSVKLADFGLAAQLTAEQSKRRSAVGTTYWMAPEIFTRKLYGPKVDIWSFGIVGIEMVEGAPPYRMKTSRTVQELISSGGRPKLQKPRQQSAWLRDFLHCCLERDEDRRWSAQELLQHPFVTSAKPTSELTPLIMATQQFMANRRY